A region of Desulfobacterales bacterium DNA encodes the following proteins:
- a CDS encoding HIT domain-containing protein has product MKTMWAPWRIEYILGDKEKQCIFCAALADQDELTLYKGQVTMVTMNKFPYINGHLLVAPVRHVASLDQLAKSEMGDLLATVEQSVAILKTSMQPDGFNVGLNLGKVAGAGVEEHLHFHIVPRWFGDTNALTVFGEVRVIPEHIKATFKNLKPHFDKLSISNKK; this is encoded by the coding sequence ATGAAAACCATGTGGGCTCCCTGGCGGATCGAGTATATTTTAGGTGACAAAGAAAAACAGTGTATCTTCTGTGCCGCATTGGCGGATCAGGATGAATTGACACTTTATAAAGGCCAGGTGACCATGGTGACGATGAATAAATTCCCGTACATAAACGGACACCTTCTGGTTGCACCCGTGAGGCATGTTGCCAGCCTCGATCAGCTCGCTAAGTCAGAAATGGGCGATTTGCTGGCAACCGTTGAACAATCGGTTGCGATCTTGAAAACCAGCATGCAACCCGATGGGTTCAATGTCGGCCTTAACCTGGGCAAAGTGGCCGGGGCCGGGGTCGAGGAACATCTGCATTTTCACATCGTGCCGCGCTGGTTTGGAGACACCAATGCCTTAACAGTATTTGGTGAAGTGCGGGTAATTCCAGAGCACATTAAAGCCACTTTTAAAAACTTAAAGCCACACTTTGATAAATTAAGTATAAGCAATAAAAAATAA
- a CDS encoding M48 family metalloprotease, whose product MFGNFLYFIVVLLIYLTYQPSEETNFSGLETVTLFIGFIVLFFYFTTFLFRRLEKRITSNDFAALDAQFHSTLMRQSIMAVLIFAVDIYGLSLPSFFIDIPIFSTIPTLEALLFLGLFVFYLALVWTCAYGPYKKLYRSDISQKSYVLSNITFSIPVLLPWLILSGFADLIKALPFEWPAHFLETTEGEIIYFLLFLVAVAVVGPAMIQKFWRCKPLESGEHRQRIERLCRKAGIAYADILYWPIFGGKMITAGVMGLIKKFRYILVTPSLLRLLEPEEIDAVIAHEIGHVKRKHLMFYLMFFVGYMLLSYVTFDIILFGMVYAEPVYWLINKTGFDQTTIFSALFSLVIIVVFLVYFRFIFGFYMRNFERQADTYVYSLFDSAKPLISTLEKIVTTSGQSADRPNWHHFSIRQRIQYLQKCEFDRRWIRRHDQKVKKSIGVYLVAILLIGLVGYQLNMGVIGSKMNQNVLEKVIVRELQKSPDNPNLYRLMGDLHYEREDYQGVKEAYEKSLALRSDDAHVLNNLAWFYATCEDISLRDPERSLLLAKMAIGLNPSSHVYDTLAESYFVNGLHAEAIEAGEQALKLAKGNRSYYRKQLEKFRSKSKTP is encoded by the coding sequence ATGTTTGGAAATTTTCTATACTTCATCGTTGTCCTGCTGATTTATCTGACCTATCAACCGTCAGAAGAGACCAACTTTAGCGGCCTTGAAACCGTCACGCTTTTCATTGGTTTTATTGTCCTATTCTTTTATTTCACCACATTTTTGTTTCGCAGACTCGAAAAGCGAATTACGAGTAACGATTTTGCTGCGCTGGACGCGCAATTTCATTCTACTTTAATGCGGCAGTCCATCATGGCGGTTCTGATTTTCGCTGTTGATATTTACGGCCTCAGTCTGCCATCTTTTTTCATCGACATCCCCATATTTTCAACCATTCCAACCCTTGAAGCGTTGCTGTTTCTGGGTCTTTTTGTGTTTTATCTCGCGCTCGTTTGGACTTGCGCCTATGGACCTTACAAAAAGCTTTACCGCAGCGACATCTCCCAAAAATCATATGTTCTTTCCAATATTACCTTTTCCATACCGGTATTGCTGCCCTGGCTGATTCTTTCCGGCTTCGCTGACTTGATTAAGGCCCTGCCTTTTGAATGGCCGGCTCATTTTCTTGAGACTACCGAAGGTGAGATCATTTACTTTCTTCTTTTTCTAGTTGCAGTGGCGGTGGTCGGCCCGGCAATGATCCAAAAATTTTGGCGATGCAAACCGCTCGAAAGCGGCGAGCATCGCCAGCGCATTGAACGCCTATGTCGTAAAGCAGGCATTGCCTATGCTGACATTCTATACTGGCCAATATTCGGCGGTAAAATGATTACAGCCGGCGTAATGGGTTTAATCAAAAAGTTTCGCTACATCCTGGTTACCCCTTCCCTGCTGCGACTACTCGAACCCGAAGAAATTGACGCTGTCATCGCTCATGAAATCGGACATGTTAAAAGAAAACACCTCATGTTTTACCTGATGTTTTTTGTCGGCTATATGCTTTTGTCTTACGTGACCTTTGATATCATTCTTTTTGGTATGGTTTATGCTGAGCCCGTTTACTGGTTGATTAATAAAACCGGTTTTGACCAGACCACCATCTTCTCAGCCCTTTTCAGCCTTGTGATTATCGTTGTTTTTTTGGTTTATTTTCGCTTCATTTTCGGATTCTATATGCGCAATTTCGAACGCCAGGCAGATACGTATGTATATTCTCTTTTTGATTCAGCAAAACCGCTCATCTCTACACTTGAAAAAATTGTGACCACCAGCGGGCAATCTGCCGACCGACCCAACTGGCACCATTTCTCTATTCGGCAACGTATCCAGTATTTACAAAAATGCGAATTCGACAGACGCTGGATTCGACGCCACGATCAGAAGGTGAAAAAGAGTATAGGTGTTTACCTTGTCGCCATATTGCTGATTGGTCTTGTGGGATATCAACTCAATATGGGGGTTATCGGCAGCAAGATGAATCAAAATGTGTTGGAAAAAGTGATTGTCAGAGAATTGCAAAAGTCACCGGATAATCCAAATTTGTACCGGCTCATGGGAGATCTGCACTACGAGCGTGAAGATTACCAGGGTGTAAAAGAAGCTTACGAGAAATCCCTTGCGCTGCGATCAGATGATGCGCATGTGCTCAACAACCTGGCGTGGTTTTATGCGACCTGCGAAGATATATCGCTTCGCGATCCTGAAAGATCTTTGCTGCTGGCCAAAATGGCGATTGGGCTCAACCCATCATCCCATGTGTATGACACTTTGGCGGAAAGCTATTTTGTCAATGGATTGCACGCTGAAGCCATTGAAGCCGGTGAACAGGCGTTAAAGCTGGCGAAAGGAAATCGGTCTTACTACAGAAAACAACTTGAAAAGTTTCGAAGTAAATCTAAAACCCCTTAA
- a CDS encoding DMT family transporter, translating to MTDKPSDMAPPFNPYLALIVGTLAVSTGAIFARLADAPALVIAAYRVGLATLILTPITWWKAREEIKSLSKQDLKLAVISGFFLALHFATWISSLDYTSVANSVVLVNTNPLWVGLLTPLIAKERVQRAAVYSICISVIGGAIIGYGDFATGGKALLGDGLALAGSICAAIYLLLGRSLRRKLSLLAYIFICYGSAAVILWAIVLVLRMPITGFSHGTVAAFLGMALIAQIMGHSTYNWALRWLSAGLIAVSLLGEPIGSTIMAYFLFDEGLTVYKVVGGVIILSAIYIAASSESRSNQK from the coding sequence ATGACGGACAAACCATCCGATATGGCTCCGCCTTTTAATCCTTATCTGGCCCTGATCGTGGGCACTTTGGCTGTGTCTACCGGCGCCATTTTCGCGCGCCTGGCAGATGCGCCCGCGCTGGTCATCGCTGCCTACCGTGTGGGTCTGGCAACGCTTATCCTAACGCCCATTACCTGGTGGAAAGCCCGTGAGGAAATTAAAAGTCTATCAAAACAGGATCTAAAACTGGCAGTCATCTCCGGTTTTTTTCTGGCCCTTCATTTTGCAACCTGGATATCCTCGCTGGATTACACATCGGTGGCCAACAGCGTCGTGCTGGTCAATACCAACCCGCTCTGGGTTGGCCTGTTAACGCCTCTTATTGCCAAAGAACGGGTTCAACGGGCGGCAGTGTACAGCATTTGCATCAGTGTGATCGGCGGCGCCATCATTGGTTACGGTGATTTTGCCACTGGCGGAAAAGCGCTATTGGGCGACGGACTTGCGCTGGCCGGCAGTATCTGTGCTGCCATTTATTTACTTTTAGGCCGCAGTTTGCGGCGTAAGCTGTCTTTGTTGGCTTATATCTTCATTTGTTATGGCAGTGCAGCAGTTATTCTGTGGGCTATCGTGCTGGTTTTAAGAATGCCGATAACCGGCTTTAGTCACGGTACAGTAGCTGCTTTTTTGGGCATGGCGCTCATTGCCCAAATTATGGGGCACAGCACCTATAATTGGGCTTTGAGGTGGCTCAGTGCCGGCCTCATCGCCGTCAGCCTGCTGGGCGAGCCCATCGGCAGCACGATTATGGCTTATTTTCTTTTTGACGAAGGCCTGACGGTTTATAAAGTGGTCGGTGGTGTTATCATTCTATCAGCCATTTATATAGCAGCCTCCAGCGAAAGCCGCAGCAACCAAAAATAA
- a CDS encoding HD domain-containing protein — translation MKKYDDDIMGFARCVLDESEAKRLSDRAARNTEALRRAPEKHRDTDYRQAFSIDVDRILHAHAYARYIDKTQVFSLVQNDHITHRVLHVQLVSKIARTIGRYLSLNEDLIEAVALGHDIGHAPFGHDGERYLSDLCQNYGIGTFQHNVQSVQFLDKVERKGLGWNLCLQTLDGILCHDGEVHNQMLQPKSEKDFDTLDREMACKIKDPATGLVPMTYEGCVVRIADTIAYIGRDIEDAIRLDLIDRSDLPRTSVECLGNTNGTIVFNLVTDIIQTSFQKDVVAFSSDVSQALQRLKNFNLERIYLNPKIKAHSEKLKKLFGFLFEKYLSDLKHKDMASVIFRQFLNGMSEAYTETHSSAEIVRDFIAGMTDAYFLNQCPIDMRPSIQHM, via the coding sequence ATGAAGAAATATGATGATGATATAATGGGATTTGCCCGTTGCGTTCTGGATGAATCGGAAGCCAAAAGATTGTCTGATCGGGCCGCTCGCAATACCGAGGCCCTTAGGCGTGCTCCGGAAAAACACCGGGATACCGATTATCGACAGGCTTTTTCGATAGACGTTGATCGTATTTTACACGCCCACGCTTATGCACGTTATATTGACAAAACCCAGGTGTTTTCCTTGGTTCAAAATGATCATATTACGCACCGGGTGCTGCATGTCCAGTTGGTTTCTAAAATTGCACGCACCATCGGGCGATATTTAAGCTTAAACGAGGATTTAATTGAGGCGGTTGCCCTTGGGCATGACATCGGTCATGCACCTTTTGGCCACGATGGTGAACGTTACCTTTCCGATTTGTGTCAAAACTATGGAATCGGCACATTTCAACACAATGTGCAAAGTGTACAGTTTTTAGACAAGGTTGAACGCAAGGGCCTCGGCTGGAATCTATGCCTACAGACACTCGATGGCATTTTGTGTCACGATGGCGAGGTGCACAATCAAATGCTGCAACCCAAATCCGAAAAAGACTTTGACACGCTGGATCGTGAAATGGCGTGCAAAATAAAAGACCCCGCAACCGGTCTGGTTCCAATGACATATGAAGGATGTGTGGTTCGAATTGCTGACACCATTGCCTATATTGGCCGTGATATTGAAGATGCCATTCGGCTGGATCTAATTGATCGCTCTGATTTGCCGCGTACCAGTGTCGAATGCCTGGGCAACACCAATGGCACGATTGTTTTTAACCTGGTGACCGATATCATCCAAACCAGCTTCCAAAAAGATGTTGTGGCCTTTAGTTCAGATGTATCGCAGGCATTACAGCGCTTGAAAAATTTCAATCTGGAGCGCATCTATCTTAATCCCAAAATAAAGGCGCATTCCGAAAAGCTCAAGAAACTCTTTGGTTTCCTTTTTGAGAAATATCTGTCCGATCTCAAACACAAAGACATGGCATCTGTTATTTTTCGGCAATTCCTCAATGGCATGTCAGAGGCGTACACAGAAACCCACAGCAGCGCAGAAATTGTGCGCGATTTTATCGCCGGTATGACAGATGCGTATTTCCTAAACCAGTGCCCGATTGACATGCGCCCATCCATCCAGCACATGTAA
- a CDS encoding N-acetylmuramoyl-L-alanine amidase: MLLNAHRKSDLLTAKCGTRFIALWFLAAVVLYSGISLAAPRDVYYEAETCYRSLRQDPKKIKYRHNWMRCIKKFQSVYKQDPDGPWAAAGLYMSAKLYQGLAKYSGQASDLTEARDLFERVVQRYPKSRYRQKASFELRQMGKPVVAKKAPAPQKATTVKKTTPKDTYISAEACYRNLRKSNQKMKYRSNWQRCIDQFQSVFNQDPQGPWAAAGLFMVATLHQRLYSYSKSSNDLATASDTYHQIISQFPESRYKAKARAEIKKMPYVAKKSPRGPSDPIGEKIKTSEARKTAPPAERKPAVRAAPGGMVTVTNLRHWSNPNYTRVVVDVDRETTYYHHLLKKDPSINKPQRLYVDLSNSRLSKDIRKSIRIHDNLLSDARAGQYSKDSVRVVVDIKSFETYKIFSLKDPFRIVIDVWGSKTAKKSPKTGLAPTVKKGGKIPPGSLAKQLALGVQRVVIDPGHGGKDYGAPGYLRGVHEKNVVLQISKRLAKKIKTELGLEVILTRNSDRFLTLEERTAFANTRNADLFISIHTNASRDRRAYGLETYFLNLATDEEAIRVAAMENATSTKNISDLQKILFDLMQNAKINESSRLASFVQTSMVGHLRNKRYTRVKSKGVKQAPFYVLLGAQMPSILVETAFISNPRECKRLVNPKYQDRIAEGIVKGIRNYIKATSPTAFQKQSHQIQPRG, from the coding sequence ATGCTGCTGAATGCACACCGAAAATCCGATCTGCTTACTGCAAAATGTGGCACACGCTTTATTGCTCTGTGGTTTCTGGCTGCTGTGGTGCTTTATTCCGGTATTTCGTTGGCGGCCCCGCGCGACGTGTATTATGAAGCCGAAACTTGCTACCGCAGTTTGCGTCAGGATCCTAAAAAAATAAAATACCGCCACAACTGGATGCGGTGCATTAAAAAATTTCAATCAGTCTATAAACAGGATCCTGACGGGCCATGGGCAGCAGCCGGTCTTTACATGTCGGCCAAGCTGTATCAGGGTCTGGCCAAATATTCAGGGCAAGCATCAGATTTGACTGAAGCCCGGGACCTTTTTGAAAGAGTGGTCCAGCGCTATCCAAAAAGCCGTTACCGGCAAAAAGCCAGCTTTGAGCTGCGCCAGATGGGCAAACCCGTCGTTGCGAAAAAAGCGCCAGCACCCCAAAAAGCGACAACAGTAAAAAAGACAACGCCAAAAGATACCTATATCAGCGCCGAGGCTTGCTACCGTAACCTGCGAAAAAGCAATCAGAAAATGAAATACCGCAGCAACTGGCAGCGCTGCATCGATCAATTCCAGTCCGTTTTCAATCAGGATCCGCAAGGTCCCTGGGCAGCAGCCGGCCTTTTTATGGTGGCGACCCTTCATCAGCGGCTATATTCCTATTCAAAATCTTCAAATGACCTTGCGACCGCATCCGATACATACCATCAGATTATCTCGCAATTTCCTGAAAGCCGCTATAAAGCCAAAGCCCGTGCTGAAATCAAGAAAATGCCGTACGTTGCAAAAAAGTCGCCAAGAGGCCCATCAGATCCCATTGGGGAAAAAATCAAGACCAGTGAGGCGCGCAAGACAGCTCCCCCGGCTGAGCGCAAGCCTGCAGTCCGGGCTGCGCCCGGCGGAATGGTGACAGTCACCAACCTGCGTCACTGGTCAAATCCCAACTATACCCGGGTTGTGGTTGATGTTGATAGAGAAACCACTTATTACCACCATTTGCTTAAGAAAGATCCTTCCATCAACAAGCCCCAGCGTCTTTATGTTGATTTAAGCAACAGCCGACTGAGCAAAGATATCCGCAAAAGCATTCGGATTCATGACAATTTGCTGAGTGATGCGCGTGCTGGTCAGTATTCAAAAGACTCTGTCAGGGTAGTGGTTGATATTAAATCTTTTGAAACCTATAAGATTTTTTCACTCAAAGACCCGTTTCGCATCGTCATTGACGTGTGGGGCTCCAAAACCGCCAAAAAATCACCCAAAACCGGCCTGGCGCCCACTGTTAAAAAGGGCGGCAAAATCCCACCCGGCTCGCTGGCTAAACAACTGGCGCTGGGAGTTCAACGCGTCGTCATTGATCCGGGGCATGGCGGCAAAGATTACGGCGCACCCGGTTACCTTAGAGGCGTTCACGAAAAAAACGTGGTCCTGCAGATTTCCAAACGACTGGCAAAAAAGATCAAAACAGAACTGGGTTTGGAAGTCATTCTCACCCGTAATTCTGATCGTTTTTTAACCTTGGAGGAACGCACGGCATTTGCCAATACCAGAAATGCCGATCTGTTTATATCAATTCATACCAATGCATCGCGAGACCGCAGAGCTTACGGTCTTGAAACCTACTTTTTGAACCTGGCCACGGATGAAGAGGCCATTCGGGTGGCCGCCATGGAAAACGCCACATCCACAAAGAATATTAGCGATCTGCAAAAGATACTATTTGATCTGATGCAAAACGCGAAAATTAACGAATCCAGCCGTCTGGCTTCATTTGTGCAAACTTCCATGGTTGGACATCTGCGTAACAAGCGCTACACGCGTGTAAAAAGCAAAGGTGTCAAACAGGCACCTTTTTATGTCCTTTTAGGTGCGCAGATGCCGTCTATTCTAGTTGAAACGGCTTTTATCAGCAACCCTCGCGAATGCAAACGTCTGGTCAATCCCAAATACCAAGACCGCATCGCAGAAGGTATCGTTAAAGGAATTCGAAACTATATCAAAGCCACCAGCCCGACTGCATTTCAAAAACAATCTCACCAGATCCAACCCCGGGGATAG
- a CDS encoding enoyl-CoA hydratase-related protein: protein MAYENIIYQVDEGIATITFNRPKALNALNAALLEELSQALDVIETDETIRVLILTGAGDKAFVAGADISELATYNSLTAKLFAQNGHAIFARLQALPIAVIAAVNGFALGGGTEIAIACDFIYASENAKFGQPEINLGLIPGFGGTQRLPRLIGANRAKELVFTGKMISAAEAEKIGLANKVVPADQLMAEVMQTAREIAAKGKVSLRAAKQAINHGLNTDLATGIHIEVEGFGMCYGSADAKEGTAAFLEKRKADFKGSLKD from the coding sequence ATGGCATACGAAAATATCATCTATCAGGTTGACGAAGGGATTGCGACCATTACCTTTAATCGACCTAAAGCCCTCAATGCTTTGAATGCCGCCCTTTTGGAAGAATTATCACAGGCCCTGGACGTCATTGAGACTGATGAAACGATTCGGGTTTTGATCCTTACCGGTGCTGGTGACAAAGCGTTTGTGGCCGGGGCCGATATTTCCGAACTGGCTACTTATAATTCATTGACAGCCAAGCTTTTTGCTCAAAACGGGCATGCCATTTTCGCCAGACTGCAGGCGTTGCCAATCGCTGTGATCGCAGCTGTCAATGGGTTTGCCTTGGGTGGCGGCACAGAAATCGCGATTGCCTGTGATTTTATTTATGCCTCGGAAAACGCTAAATTCGGTCAACCGGAAATCAATTTAGGGCTAATTCCGGGGTTTGGCGGCACGCAGCGTCTGCCGCGTTTAATTGGCGCCAATCGGGCCAAAGAGTTGGTCTTCACCGGTAAAATGATCTCTGCGGCCGAAGCCGAAAAAATCGGGTTGGCCAATAAAGTGGTTCCTGCAGATCAATTGATGGCTGAAGTCATGCAAACCGCCAGGGAGATTGCCGCCAAAGGAAAAGTCTCTCTAAGGGCTGCAAAACAGGCCATTAACCACGGTTTAAATACGGATTTGGCCACCGGCATTCACATTGAGGTCGAGGGCTTTGGCATGTGTTATGGCAGCGCCGACGCCAAAGAGGGCACAGCCGCATTTCTTGAAAAGCGCAAAGCAGATTTCAAAGGCAGTTTGAAGGATTAA
- the mutS gene encoding DNA mismatch repair protein MutS, whose translation MSPPKLTPMLKQYLSIKEAYPDTILFYRMGDFYEMFFEDAQVASRVLDITLTSRNKKDESPVPMCGVPHRAVSGYIARMIDHGYKVAVCDQIEDPASAKGLVKRDVVRVITPGMIIDDAFLDKRSHNFVMALSRHGGNFGLSYLDISTGLFRLVESDDQAAIVDESLRLSAREILLAESVKNDPYMATVRTAQMDRALTYLEDRAFDTKRCYNRLTEQFKTISLEGFGCEGMSAGIQAAGALVFYVRETQKQTIEHLTHLETYSLGHYLLVDDASCRNLELEKNLHTNKRRGTLMGVIDHTRSAMGARLLKTWLRYPLIDINDIRARHQAVAEAKENIHSRQSLRDLLKSVFDIERVSTKIVMGHANARDLIALKRSLMTLPHIHTLVSKLASALFSWDDNLNPLYQLSDLIEKAIREDAPPTTSEGGMIKAGYDDALDELVKISQDGKGWLANLEIQERKATGITALKVRYNKVFGYYIEVPKSRSSEVPANYVRKQTLVNAERYITDELKTFETKVINAEDQRAALELEIFNQIRQEVVQQYKHLESAAQFLARLDCLLNLAEVADQNDYCQPEMTLDGLIDIEDGRHPVIEKMITAERFVPNTVSLDNETNQILLITGPNMAGKSTVLRQVALLVIMAQMGSFIPARKATIGVVDRIFTRVGALDNLSHGQSTFMVEMQETANILNNAGERSLIIMDEIGRGTSTYDGLSIAWAVVEYLHDLHKTGVKTLFATHYHELTELAQQKPRVKNYNIAVKEWNDEIIFLRKLVEGATNRSYGIQVARLAGIPEKVINRSKKILYRIENQEQEMADSFSDLKEPSQGSVQMDLFHHKKNWFVDKLAKVDIGKMTPLEALNYLNELQQKAKDVAE comes from the coding sequence ATGAGCCCACCCAAATTAACCCCCATGCTAAAGCAATACCTCTCGATAAAAGAGGCGTATCCAGATACGATCCTTTTTTATCGCATGGGTGATTTTTACGAGATGTTTTTTGAGGATGCCCAGGTGGCTTCACGCGTACTGGATATCACACTGACCTCCAGAAATAAAAAAGATGAATCTCCGGTGCCCATGTGTGGTGTGCCCCACCGAGCAGTTTCCGGCTATATCGCCCGAATGATCGACCACGGGTACAAAGTGGCTGTTTGTGATCAGATTGAAGATCCCGCCAGCGCCAAAGGGCTGGTTAAGCGGGATGTTGTGCGCGTCATTACACCAGGAATGATTATCGATGACGCCTTTTTGGACAAACGTTCACATAATTTTGTTATGGCACTGTCACGTCATGGCGGAAATTTCGGGTTGTCCTACTTGGATATCTCCACCGGTCTTTTCCGTCTGGTGGAGTCTGATGATCAAGCGGCCATTGTGGATGAATCGTTGCGATTATCCGCTCGTGAAATTTTACTGGCCGAATCGGTCAAAAACGACCCCTATATGGCCACCGTTCGGACTGCTCAAATGGACCGTGCGCTGACCTATCTGGAGGATCGGGCATTTGACACCAAACGATGCTACAACCGACTCACCGAACAGTTTAAAACGATTTCGTTAGAGGGTTTCGGATGTGAAGGAATGTCTGCCGGGATACAGGCTGCCGGCGCGCTTGTTTTCTATGTCCGCGAGACCCAGAAACAAACAATTGAGCATCTGACCCATCTGGAAACTTACTCTCTGGGCCATTATTTGCTGGTGGATGACGCCAGTTGCCGCAATCTGGAACTTGAAAAGAACCTGCATACCAATAAGCGACGCGGCACATTAATGGGGGTTATTGACCATACGCGATCAGCCATGGGCGCGCGTTTGCTAAAAACATGGCTGCGATATCCGCTCATTGACATCAACGACATCCGGGCCCGACACCAAGCGGTTGCTGAAGCAAAAGAAAATATCCACAGCCGTCAGAGCCTGCGTGATCTGTTAAAATCAGTGTTTGATATCGAACGGGTTAGTACCAAAATCGTTATGGGGCACGCCAATGCCCGGGATTTAATTGCGCTTAAACGATCACTGATGACCCTGCCGCACATTCACACCCTAGTGTCAAAGCTGGCATCGGCCCTTTTCAGCTGGGACGATAATCTCAACCCCTTATATCAATTGTCAGATTTAATCGAAAAGGCGATCCGGGAGGATGCGCCGCCGACCACCAGCGAAGGCGGTATGATCAAAGCGGGCTATGATGATGCTCTGGATGAACTTGTTAAAATCAGTCAGGATGGAAAAGGCTGGCTGGCCAATCTGGAAATCCAGGAACGCAAAGCGACCGGGATCACTGCCTTAAAGGTACGGTATAACAAGGTTTTCGGTTACTATATCGAAGTGCCCAAAAGTCGCTCCTCTGAAGTGCCGGCCAACTATGTGCGCAAGCAAACCCTGGTCAATGCCGAGCGCTATATCACTGACGAGTTGAAAACCTTTGAAACAAAGGTTATAAATGCAGAAGATCAGCGCGCCGCCCTTGAGCTTGAGATTTTCAATCAAATCAGACAGGAAGTGGTTCAGCAGTATAAACATCTTGAAAGCGCGGCTCAATTTTTGGCGCGCTTGGATTGCTTGCTAAATCTGGCTGAGGTTGCCGATCAAAATGATTATTGTCAACCAGAAATGACCCTTGATGGTCTAATCGATATCGAGGACGGGCGGCATCCGGTGATTGAAAAAATGATCACCGCCGAACGGTTTGTACCCAATACGGTTTCGCTGGACAATGAAACCAACCAGATCCTGCTGATCACAGGGCCCAATATGGCTGGAAAATCAACAGTGCTGAGACAGGTGGCCCTGTTGGTCATTATGGCCCAAATGGGATCGTTTATTCCGGCCCGCAAGGCGACGATCGGTGTCGTTGATCGGATTTTCACAAGAGTCGGCGCGTTGGACAATCTGTCCCACGGACAGAGCACCTTTATGGTTGAGATGCAGGAAACAGCCAACATTCTCAACAATGCCGGTGAGCGCAGTTTGATTATAATGGATGAAATCGGCCGTGGAACCAGCACCTATGATGGGCTCAGTATTGCCTGGGCTGTTGTCGAGTATCTACACGATTTGCATAAGACCGGCGTGAAAACCCTGTTTGCGACCCACTATCATGAATTAACGGAGCTGGCCCAGCAAAAACCGCGGGTTAAAAACTATAACATCGCAGTGAAGGAATGGAACGACGAAATTATCTTCTTGCGAAAATTGGTAGAAGGCGCCACCAATCGCAGCTATGGTATTCAGGTGGCCCGTTTGGCTGGTATACCGGAAAAGGTCATCAACCGATCCAAAAAAATTCTATACCGCATCGAGAACCAGGAACAGGAAATGGCCGACTCCTTTTCTGATCTAAAAGAACCCTCGCAAGGTTCGGTACAGATGGACTTGTTTCACCATAAAAAAAATTGGTTTGTGGATAAGCTGGCCAAGGTGGATATTGGCAAAATGACACCGCTGGAGGCACTCAACTACCTCAACGAGCTCCAGCAAAAAGCCAAAGATGTTGCGGAATAG
- a CDS encoding epoxyqueuosine reductase QueH yields the protein MKVLLHICCANCAVYPVKTMRKEGLAVMGFFYRHNIHPYTECQKRQEALEVFAEQMDVKVIYQEGYDLEGFIQNVAFRESERCQYCYHDRLRSTALVAKRGKFDYYSSTLLYSKKQQHDLIRSMGESIGKSVGVPFLYQDFRAGWKEGIDCSKEMGLYRQQYCGCIYSEKERYYRE from the coding sequence ATGAAAGTTTTGTTGCATATCTGCTGCGCAAATTGCGCTGTATACCCTGTTAAAACAATGCGGAAAGAGGGCCTGGCGGTGATGGGTTTTTTTTACCGCCATAATATCCACCCTTATACCGAATGCCAGAAGCGTCAGGAGGCCCTGGAAGTCTTCGCCGAACAGATGGATGTGAAAGTCATTTATCAGGAAGGGTACGATCTGGAAGGGTTTATTCAAAATGTCGCTTTTCGGGAGTCCGAGCGCTGTCAGTATTGCTATCATGACCGCCTGCGCTCAACCGCCCTGGTCGCCAAGCGCGGGAAATTTGATTATTACTCATCCACATTGCTATACAGCAAAAAGCAGCAGCACGACTTGATTCGGTCGATGGGCGAATCCATCGGCAAATCGGTGGGGGTGCCCTTTCTTTATCAGGACTTTCGCGCCGGCTGGAAAGAAGGCATTGACTGTTCCAAGGAAATGGGGCTTTACCGCCAGCAGTACTGTGGGTGTATATATAGTGAAAAAGAACGGTATTACAGAGAATAA